The following proteins are co-located in the Halococcus salifodinae DSM 8989 genome:
- a CDS encoding FAD-dependent oxidoreductase, which produces MSSPPTETDVLIIGAGPGGYAAAIRAGQLGLDVTLADADAFGGVCLNYGCIPSKALLSAADIVHDAGHRESMGIYADPYIDWDELLEWQAGVVARLTDGVKQLCTNAGVELVDGRVRFVDEHLGGDVAL; this is translated from the coding sequence ATGTCGTCACCTCCTACAGAGACGGATGTCCTAATTATCGGTGCTGGCCCCGGCGGCTACGCCGCCGCGATTCGAGCCGGACAATTGGGTCTGGACGTCACACTCGCCGACGCCGACGCGTTCGGCGGGGTCTGTCTAAACTACGGCTGTATCCCGTCGAAGGCGCTGCTCTCGGCGGCGGACATCGTCCACGACGCCGGCCACCGAGAGTCGATGGGGATCTACGCCGACCCCTACATCGACTGGGACGAACTGCTGGAGTGGCAGGCAGGCGTCGTCGCACGGCTCACAGACGGTGTGAAACAGCTCTGTACGAATGCGGGCGTCGAACTCGTCGATGGCCGCGTCCGGTTCGTCGACGAGCACCTCGGCGGCGACGTGGCCCTCC
- a CDS encoding SDR family NAD(P)-dependent oxidoreductase, with translation MSVNKSEFDRQTALVTGGAQGIGRGIAETLASYGCTVVINDIQQARLEETAAELTDVRGDVVGLEADVSDPEEVEVLFDEIEDRFGGLDVLVNNAAIIDPAEYDEISHEGWRRVLSVNLDGVHHCCSIGAPLIAGSGGGSIINVSSIAGKRISVLAGAHYTTSKWGVIGLTKHVAEEYGPRDVRVNAICPGPIETDTMSGLNTSDRHQSVDKGDIPLRQMGDPSDIGRAVIALSSNLMSFVTGTTLVVDGGYTIR, from the coding sequence ATGAGTGTGAACAAAAGCGAGTTCGACAGGCAGACAGCACTAGTGACCGGCGGCGCCCAGGGGATCGGCCGCGGCATCGCGGAGACGCTCGCTTCGTACGGGTGTACCGTCGTCATCAACGACATCCAGCAAGCCCGTCTCGAGGAGACTGCCGCCGAACTGACCGACGTGAGGGGTGACGTGGTGGGACTTGAAGCGGACGTCTCCGATCCCGAAGAAGTCGAGGTGCTATTTGACGAAATCGAAGACCGGTTCGGCGGCCTCGATGTCCTCGTAAACAACGCGGCCATTATCGATCCAGCGGAGTATGACGAGATATCCCACGAGGGGTGGCGTCGGGTACTGTCGGTCAACCTCGACGGGGTCCACCACTGCTGTTCGATCGGTGCCCCCCTTATCGCTGGCTCGGGGGGCGGGTCCATCATCAACGTCTCCTCGATAGCCGGCAAGCGAATCAGCGTGCTTGCTGGGGCGCACTACACCACCTCGAAATGGGGCGTCATCGGCCTCACGAAACACGTCGCTGAGGAGTACGGACCACGGGACGTCAGGGTCAACGCCATCTGTCCCGGGCCGATCGAGACGGATACGATGAGCGGACTCAACACCAGCGACAGACACCAGTCGGTCGACAAGGGTGATATCCCGCTCCGACAGATGGGGGATCCGTCGGACATCGGGCGGGCCGTTATTGCACTCTCCTCCAACCTGATGTCGTTCGTCACCGGAACCACGCTTGTCGTCGACGGCGGGTACACCATCAGATGA
- a CDS encoding MBL fold metallo-hydrolase — protein MVRRLTSTVEWLSVCHPVKGHHEHVSVYLIEHDGSYVLVDSGSFHHEAQLRSAIETTTGGAGLDAILLSHSDYPHSANVSTFRAEWDDVELVASSGSPAIQGLSNARRCVIGEELNVLGRTFSFIDPPLADRSHTTWIHDDESKVLFTADGFGNYHDDECDLLSPEFDDGIPVESVYRYHAENLVWLRYVDPTKLRQALDNIFDRYEVSAVAPIHGNPILGADISDYLDRLEAAANRITAEYDVPSVDADGD, from the coding sequence GTGGTACGACGACTCACCTCAACGGTCGAATGGCTGTCAGTCTGTCACCCGGTCAAGGGCCATCACGAACATGTCTCAGTCTACCTCATCGAACACGACGGCTCGTACGTCCTCGTTGACTCGGGGTCATTCCACCACGAGGCGCAACTTCGGTCGGCCATCGAGACGACGACCGGCGGCGCGGGTCTCGACGCGATACTCTTATCACACTCCGACTATCCCCACTCCGCGAACGTCTCGACGTTCCGAGCAGAGTGGGACGATGTCGAACTGGTCGCGTCCTCGGGATCGCCGGCCATCCAGGGTCTCTCCAACGCCCGGCGCTGCGTCATCGGCGAGGAGCTCAATGTCCTCGGGCGGACATTCTCGTTCATCGATCCGCCGCTCGCCGACCGCTCGCACACAACGTGGATCCACGACGACGAGTCGAAGGTATTGTTCACCGCCGACGGCTTCGGGAACTACCACGACGACGAGTGTGACCTCCTTTCGCCGGAGTTCGACGACGGCATCCCGGTGGAGTCCGTCTACCGGTACCACGCCGAGAACCTCGTCTGGCTTCGGTACGTCGACCCCACCAAACTCCGCCAGGCGCTCGACAATATCTTCGACCGGTACGAGGTGTCAGCGGTTGCCCCCATCCACGGTAACCCGATACTGGGCGCGGACATCTCCGACTACCTCGACCGTCTCGAAGCGGCGGCGAATCGCATCACCGCCGAGTACGATGTCCCATCCGTCGACGCTGACGGGGACTGA
- a CDS encoding MBL fold metallo-hydrolase, which translates to MGREVLPGLHWFYEPGPDRLEMVTDGRSAPDWYEPGSAVRIPQCSYLFDGERSLLFDTLSPASREQILADLDDALDGGSLDYLVVSHPDVPHAGNASAILDEYDDITLVAPRYGNAHDLYHLDEAMHIGEGDEIDLGRFTVAFHEATFLDAPISLWMTERTHEMLLPVDWMGFPHHDADRLTCVDELDYDLTLDQLVEFHGRVLFWHQYVNVEKVQREIRQVVETYDPELVLPTHGLVIRERTTEYLELMTDVVAEIERRDRVGALGG; encoded by the coding sequence ATGGGCCGGGAGGTACTCCCCGGACTCCACTGGTTCTACGAACCCGGGCCGGACCGACTCGAGATGGTCACCGACGGCCGGAGTGCTCCGGACTGGTACGAACCAGGGTCGGCGGTGCGCATCCCGCAGTGTTCGTACCTGTTCGACGGCGAGCGGTCGTTGCTGTTCGACACGCTCTCGCCGGCTAGCCGCGAGCAGATACTCGCAGACCTCGACGACGCACTGGACGGTGGATCCCTCGACTACCTTGTCGTCTCGCACCCGGACGTCCCACACGCTGGGAACGCGTCGGCCATTCTCGACGAGTACGACGACATCACGCTCGTCGCACCGAGGTATGGGAACGCTCACGACCTCTACCACCTCGACGAGGCGATGCACATCGGCGAGGGCGACGAGATCGACCTCGGGAGGTTCACGGTCGCGTTCCACGAAGCGACGTTCCTCGACGCGCCCATCTCGTTGTGGATGACCGAGCGGACCCACGAGATGCTGCTCCCTGTCGACTGGATGGGCTTCCCCCACCACGATGCGGACCGACTGACCTGCGTCGACGAACTCGACTACGACCTCACCCTTGACCAGCTGGTGGAGTTCCACGGTCGCGTCCTGTTCTGGCACCAGTACGTCAACGTCGAGAAGGTCCAGCGCGAGATTCGACAGGTCGTCGAAACGTACGACCCAGAACTGGTCCTCCCGACGCACGGACTCGTCATCAGGGAACGCACAACGGAATACCTGGAACTGATGACCGATGTCGTTGCGGAGATCGAACGGCGAGACCGAGTCGGGGCGCTGGGGGGATAA
- a CDS encoding zinc-dependent alcohol dehydrogenase: MQTTSMVLTEPGHLEPRTFELPEPVTEGALLEVEMTSVCGTDVGLYAGKSAMGTAPVVLGHEVVGRVVAGDAETLDRWGVAVGDRVVPEPYVPCRDCQNCLSGNYHMCDEDRAYGVTIPADKAPHLWGGYGEYMFLDPNSRVHDAGDVPPRAACLGTVVGNGVRWVLRKGQVTAGDSVAVVGPGAQGLASTVVASEVGARPISAFGLEADATKLSLAESIGATHTVFADRDDAVDRARDIVDGFDVVVVAAPSSPAIQLGIDVVRERGTVVLVGMSGEPVSVDLDRVVVDEISLLGGRGQALDVERAMGILERNAESIGRINSHVLSVADAETAIKRQLPGEAHNPDLVHAALVPDDPGAVDS, encoded by the coding sequence ATGCAAACCACATCTATGGTGTTGACCGAGCCGGGACATCTCGAACCACGGACGTTCGAACTCCCCGAGCCGGTCACGGAGGGTGCGCTGCTCGAGGTCGAGATGACGTCCGTCTGTGGTACCGATGTCGGCCTCTATGCCGGGAAGTCCGCGATGGGGACCGCCCCAGTCGTCCTCGGCCACGAGGTCGTCGGTCGCGTTGTCGCCGGCGACGCGGAGACGCTCGATCGGTGGGGAGTCGCCGTCGGTGACCGGGTGGTCCCCGAACCGTACGTACCCTGTCGAGACTGTCAGAATTGCCTGAGCGGGAACTACCACATGTGTGATGAGGATCGGGCGTACGGTGTGACGATCCCCGCCGACAAGGCTCCGCACCTGTGGGGTGGCTACGGCGAGTACATGTTCCTCGACCCGAACTCACGCGTCCACGACGCCGGCGACGTGCCACCTCGCGCGGCCTGTCTCGGCACCGTCGTCGGGAACGGCGTCCGCTGGGTACTCCGGAAGGGCCAGGTCACCGCCGGCGACAGCGTCGCCGTCGTTGGTCCCGGTGCACAGGGGTTGGCGTCGACCGTCGTCGCCTCAGAGGTCGGGGCGAGGCCCATCTCGGCGTTCGGGTTGGAGGCCGACGCGACAAAGCTCTCACTCGCAGAGTCCATCGGCGCGACGCATACCGTCTTCGCCGACCGGGACGACGCGGTCGACCGGGCGCGTGATATCGTCGATGGGTTCGACGTGGTGGTCGTGGCTGCCCCGTCCTCGCCCGCGATCCAGCTCGGTATCGATGTCGTCCGCGAGCGGGGCACTGTTGTCCTCGTCGGAATGTCAGGCGAACCGGTGTCGGTCGACCTGGACCGAGTCGTCGTCGACGAGATTTCGCTGCTCGGCGGTCGCGGGCAGGCGCTCGATGTCGAGCGAGCCATGGGCATCCTCGAACGGAATGCGGAGTCCATCGGGCGAATCAACTCTCATGTCCTCTCCGTCGCGGACGCCGAGACGGCTATCAAGCGCCAATTACCGGGTGAGGCACACAACCCGGACCTCGTCCACGCGGCACTCGTTCCGGACGACCCTGGGGCGGTCGACTCCTGA
- a CDS encoding amidase family protein — MDDLSAAELEELSDAIGLPVKDGEMAEVRATVATFHEELDAVDELPTSGSVSLSERRWRPPDSNPYNAISRRCHVPPATDHSGDLSGIEVGLKEIIAVGGLPMECGSATMAGYVPRTDATVVERLREAGGTITTTLALDEFAGSASGTTGVDGPVRNPHDPERTAGGSSGGSAVAVAIDDVDVALGTDTGGSVRIPASFCGIVGLKPSYGLIPLTGVGENTYTLDHVGTFAETVSTTARILDVLAGADDADPASLQAAGRAGYRIGDYESAVEAESVENVTVGVLKEGFGDGVSSVVAEHTLGTIDELEADGVTVESVSVDHFSAGKAVKNLLSLTELATLWRDGGVPYRRASVVDDGYQAAFAARSRALGRKLSTWYKSKLLAGAALVERDYGLRYGRAQAARDLLARELDDALDGVDCLVLPTMPETAPRIADAPSPDFDYARNTRLANITRAPALTLPNGTVDDLPVGLQLLAGEFEERTLLRVASYVESRLA, encoded by the coding sequence ATGGACGACCTTTCGGCGGCCGAACTTGAGGAGTTGAGCGACGCCATCGGACTTCCGGTCAAGGACGGCGAGATGGCCGAAGTCAGGGCGACGGTCGCGACGTTTCACGAGGAACTGGACGCGGTCGACGAGTTGCCGACAAGCGGGTCGGTGTCGCTGAGCGAGCGTCGCTGGCGCCCCCCCGACTCGAACCCCTACAACGCCATCTCGCGACGGTGTCATGTCCCGCCTGCTACGGACCACTCGGGCGACCTGTCGGGCATCGAGGTCGGTCTCAAGGAGATTATCGCCGTCGGCGGCCTCCCCATGGAGTGTGGCTCGGCGACGATGGCGGGATACGTTCCGCGAACGGACGCGACGGTCGTCGAGCGCCTCCGGGAGGCAGGCGGCACTATCACGACGACGCTCGCGCTCGACGAGTTCGCCGGCAGCGCCAGCGGCACCACCGGCGTCGATGGACCGGTCAGGAACCCCCACGACCCCGAACGGACCGCCGGCGGGTCGTCCGGCGGGAGCGCGGTCGCGGTCGCCATCGACGACGTCGACGTGGCCCTAGGGACCGACACCGGTGGATCGGTCCGCATTCCGGCGTCGTTCTGTGGCATTGTGGGGCTGAAACCGTCCTATGGGCTGATCCCGTTGACGGGTGTCGGAGAGAACACGTACACGCTCGACCACGTCGGCACGTTCGCGGAAACGGTGTCGACGACGGCGAGGATCCTCGACGTGCTGGCGGGGGCCGACGACGCCGATCCGGCGAGCCTACAGGCGGCCGGACGAGCGGGATACCGGATCGGCGACTACGAGAGCGCGGTCGAGGCGGAGAGCGTCGAGAACGTGACCGTCGGCGTCCTCAAAGAAGGGTTTGGTGACGGCGTCTCATCGGTCGTCGCCGAGCACACGTTGGGGACCATCGACGAACTCGAAGCCGACGGCGTCACTGTCGAGTCGGTGTCCGTCGACCACTTCTCGGCCGGGAAGGCCGTCAAGAATCTCCTCAGTCTCACCGAACTCGCGACGCTGTGGCGCGACGGTGGCGTGCCGTACCGACGAGCGAGCGTCGTTGACGACGGCTACCAGGCGGCATTCGCGGCTCGATCGCGCGCCTTGGGGAGGAAGCTCAGTACGTGGTACAAGAGCAAACTGCTCGCCGGGGCCGCCCTCGTCGAACGCGACTACGGACTGCGGTACGGGCGGGCGCAGGCGGCCCGCGATCTGCTCGCGCGCGAACTTGACGACGCCCTCGACGGCGTCGACTGTCTGGTACTCCCGACGATGCCCGAGACGGCCCCGCGTATCGCGGACGCGCCATCCCCGGATTTCGACTACGCTCGGAACACGCGCCTGGCGAACATCACTCGCGCACCGGCGCTCACGCTCCCGAACGGAACCGTCGACGACCTCCCGGTCGGGCTACAGCTCCTGGCCGGGGAGTTCGAGGAGCGGACGTTGCTCCGCGTCGCCTCCTACGTCGAATCCCGGCTGGCGTAA
- a CDS encoding 3-hydroxyacyl-CoA dehydrogenase family protein, translating into MSSQTTVSVVGSGTMGAGLAVQFARHGHPVTLVDHRQSNLDDAIERIVDAAELLSKESCAETTAEALLERIEFTLDREAGVSSAELVVESVSEDLAVKRELFRSIGEAAPDTAILASNTSGLRITDIAAGAERYAERIVGCHWWNPPYIMPLVELVPGEETSDATVDELESLVKSVDRTPIRLQRDAAGFVWNRIQFAVLRECIHIVDEGIASVEAVDAAVRDGYALRTATVGPFETVDISGVDLFETIGEELYPELSARQTPSERFDELLTAGREGVDAGAGFYDYDESLETVVHRRDRKIARLRNALGATDEQ; encoded by the coding sequence ATGAGTTCACAGACCACCGTCTCGGTCGTTGGTTCCGGAACAATGGGCGCGGGACTCGCGGTCCAGTTTGCGCGTCACGGCCACCCGGTGACGCTCGTAGACCACCGCCAGTCCAACCTCGACGACGCCATCGAGAGAATCGTCGACGCAGCCGAATTGCTTTCCAAGGAGTCGTGCGCCGAGACGACGGCCGAGGCGTTACTGGAGCGAATCGAGTTCACGTTGGACCGGGAGGCGGGCGTCTCGTCAGCCGAGCTCGTCGTTGAGTCCGTCTCGGAGGACCTCGCCGTGAAACGGGAGCTGTTCCGGTCCATCGGAGAAGCCGCTCCCGACACCGCAATACTGGCGTCGAACACCTCGGGGTTGCGCATCACCGACATCGCGGCCGGGGCGGAGCGGTACGCCGAGCGAATTGTCGGCTGCCACTGGTGGAACCCTCCATACATCATGCCGCTGGTCGAACTCGTCCCGGGCGAGGAGACGAGCGACGCGACGGTGGACGAACTGGAGAGTCTCGTCAAGTCGGTTGACCGGACGCCCATCCGGCTCCAACGGGACGCGGCGGGGTTCGTCTGGAACCGCATCCAGTTTGCGGTGCTCAGGGAGTGTATACACATCGTCGACGAAGGAATTGCGTCCGTCGAAGCGGTCGACGCCGCCGTCCGTGACGGGTACGCGCTGCGGACCGCCACCGTCGGCCCGTTCGAGACCGTCGACATCTCGGGAGTTGACTTGTTCGAGACTATCGGCGAGGAGTTGTACCCGGAACTCTCCGCGCGGCAGACGCCGAGCGAGCGGTTTGACGAGCTTCTGACGGCCGGGCGGGAGGGCGTCGACGCCGGCGCGGGGTTCTACGACTACGATGAGTCGCTGGAGACCGTCGTTCATCGCCGCGACCGGAAGATAGCGCGCCTCCGGAACGCCCTCGGCGCGACCGATGAACAGTGA
- a CDS encoding HpcH/HpaI aldolase/citrate lyase family protein produces the protein MSDRSHLFVPGDDEDAIESAKQSGTDAIIVDLEDTVLKSAKASARHTTVRTVEEWSADDPTLYVRVNGLDTEFVMADVEALIDCAAVPEAIVVPDVRSATEVQIVTDKLDSASSDIGLVPLIERPEAVFRVHEIAGASERTIMLAFGSVDFRMNIGMSALDSNADVYLPRYLISMAASAVGCRALDTVFLDRENDAGLRAETKEARQIGFDGKMAIAESQIPNVNEGFAPTERELDRARRLVDAFEAADAGVVYFEGTFVDRPVVEEQRRLLDHGAE, from the coding sequence ATGAGCGACCGAAGCCACCTGTTCGTCCCCGGCGATGACGAAGACGCGATCGAGTCAGCGAAGCAATCCGGCACGGACGCCATCATCGTCGATCTTGAAGATACCGTCCTGAAATCCGCGAAAGCGTCGGCACGCCATACCACCGTACGAACCGTCGAAGAGTGGTCGGCGGACGACCCAACGCTGTACGTCCGAGTCAACGGCCTCGACACCGAATTTGTGATGGCTGATGTTGAGGCCCTCATCGACTGTGCAGCCGTCCCTGAGGCGATTGTCGTCCCCGATGTCCGCAGCGCGACGGAGGTGCAGATAGTCACTGACAAACTCGATTCGGCATCGTCGGATATCGGTCTCGTCCCGCTCATCGAACGCCCCGAGGCCGTGTTCCGCGTCCACGAAATCGCGGGCGCGAGCGAGCGAACGATCATGCTCGCGTTCGGATCCGTTGACTTCCGGATGAACATCGGGATGTCGGCTCTCGACTCGAACGCAGACGTCTACCTCCCGCGCTACCTCATCTCGATGGCCGCCAGCGCGGTCGGCTGTCGCGCGCTCGACACCGTTTTCCTCGATAGAGAGAACGACGCCGGCCTCCGCGCGGAAACCAAGGAGGCCCGACAGATTGGGTTCGACGGCAAGATGGCCATTGCGGAGTCACAGATACCGAACGTCAACGAGGGGTTCGCGCCGACCGAACGCGAACTCGACCGGGCACGTCGCCTTGTAGACGCCTTCGAGGCGGCCGACGCCGGAGTCGTCTATTTCGAGGGGACGTTCGTTGACCGGCCCGTCGTTGAGGAACAGCGACGACTGCTCGATCACGGCGCGGAGTGA
- a CDS encoding NAD(P)H-dependent oxidoreductase, with amino-acid sequence MLNTSRKLADRESPVRVGVIGAGLFGSNTVAQIERVPGMRTAAIADVNAEKAAETYRAAGVDERTVVTAQTPRDANEAITADERTILDDGLDLVQMDLDVVVEATGIPNLGARHAYDAIVNDTHVVMATVEADSVVGPILTELAEQCGVVYSMAYGDQPALIVELCDWAESVGLDIVAAGKGNAYLEEYRHGTPDDVFDRLDLDEAFVDSHDLNARMYNSFLDGTKVAVEMCAVANATGLRPDRTGMHLPTAEIPEIPNLLRPKSDGGLLDDMGVVETVSSLHPDGSSVTRDISFGVFVVTTTPTERTRAYLEENAGTGFYVSDDGDYQVFYRPYHLPGAETTISIANAVLYDEPTGASYHRVGEVVARAKQPLEPGEDLDGGGGYTIYGVLEDATTVDESGHIPFELLDGATVTEPVDRDAILTYDDVDVETDSFIYHLRRLQDDR; translated from the coding sequence ATGCTAAACACATCGCGAAAGCTCGCTGATCGAGAGTCACCAGTCCGGGTCGGAGTCATCGGGGCGGGACTGTTCGGCAGCAACACCGTTGCCCAGATCGAGCGCGTGCCGGGGATGCGGACGGCAGCCATCGCGGACGTCAACGCTGAGAAGGCAGCCGAGACGTACCGCGCCGCTGGCGTCGACGAACGCACCGTCGTCACCGCTCAGACGCCTAGAGACGCTAACGAGGCCATTACCGCCGACGAACGAACGATCCTCGACGACGGTCTGGACCTAGTGCAGATGGACCTCGATGTCGTCGTCGAGGCGACCGGCATCCCGAACCTTGGTGCTCGCCATGCGTACGACGCCATCGTGAACGACACGCACGTCGTGATGGCGACGGTCGAGGCAGATTCCGTGGTCGGCCCGATTCTCACAGAACTGGCCGAACAGTGCGGCGTCGTCTATTCGATGGCGTACGGCGATCAACCCGCACTCATCGTCGAACTGTGCGACTGGGCCGAGAGCGTCGGTCTCGACATCGTGGCTGCGGGGAAAGGCAACGCGTACCTGGAGGAGTACCGGCACGGCACGCCCGACGACGTGTTCGACCGTCTTGACTTGGATGAGGCGTTCGTTGACTCCCACGACCTGAACGCACGGATGTACAACTCCTTCCTCGACGGGACGAAGGTCGCTGTCGAGATGTGTGCCGTTGCCAACGCGACGGGCCTGCGCCCGGACAGGACAGGGATGCACCTCCCGACCGCGGAGATACCTGAGATACCAAACCTCTTGCGCCCGAAGTCTGACGGCGGTCTGCTTGACGACATGGGCGTGGTCGAGACCGTGAGTTCGTTGCACCCCGACGGATCGAGCGTCACCCGCGACATCAGCTTCGGCGTCTTCGTTGTCACGACGACGCCGACCGAGCGTACCCGGGCCTACTTGGAGGAGAACGCTGGAACGGGGTTCTACGTCTCCGACGATGGCGATTACCAGGTTTTCTATCGCCCATACCACCTCCCTGGAGCGGAAACGACCATTAGCATCGCCAACGCCGTCCTGTACGACGAGCCGACCGGCGCGTCGTACCACCGAGTAGGCGAGGTGGTCGCGCGGGCGAAACAGCCACTCGAGCCTGGCGAGGATCTCGACGGCGGCGGCGGGTATACTATCTACGGCGTCCTCGAGGACGCCACGACTGTCGACGAGTCGGGCCACATTCCGTTCGAACTACTTGACGGCGCGACTGTGACGGAACCGGTCGATCGCGACGCGATACTCACCTACGACGATGTGGACGTAGAGACCGACTCGTTCATTTACCACCTGCGCCGACTACAGGACGACCGATGA
- a CDS encoding IS5 family transposase has product MKRKRTFCTTGFFRFVKQAVSIARKLTDAALMQIRDPAGNSVAGWKHAVLHFLRVHMEATLSEVLDWAEEMERMRARLALQRGEFIGPSALCKSFDHAPMAVWRELLRRESELLDQSGHAAIDATYFDRREASSHYLKRCDRDVRTIQATFLVDTAQGAVIDVHCSAKWPNGTNVGPQVALRNAGDLLSLAADKGYDDMSFREALWAEGVRSLIKHRVFAPYDHAHNARIESERYHQRSICECVNSVIKRSYGSAVRARAWYRQFREISLTAAVYNVEQALKS; this is encoded by the coding sequence TTGAAGCGAAAGAGGACCTTTTGCACAACTGGCTTCTTCCGCTTCGTCAAGCAAGCTGTCTCGATCGCACGAAAACTCACCGATGCAGCGCTGATGCAGATCCGCGATCCTGCCGGCAACTCCGTTGCCGGCTGGAAGCACGCCGTCCTGCACTTCCTCCGTGTTCATATGGAAGCGACGCTCAGCGAAGTTCTCGACTGGGCCGAAGAGATGGAGCGAATGCGAGCCCGGCTCGCACTCCAACGGGGCGAATTCATCGGTCCATCGGCGTTGTGCAAGTCTTTCGATCACGCACCGATGGCTGTCTGGCGAGAGCTGCTCCGACGAGAGTCGGAGCTGCTCGACCAGTCAGGCCACGCCGCCATCGACGCCACTTACTTCGACCGCCGGGAGGCGTCGAGCCACTATCTCAAGCGGTGTGACCGAGACGTCAGAACGATCCAGGCAACGTTTCTCGTCGATACCGCTCAGGGCGCGGTGATCGACGTTCACTGTAGTGCGAAGTGGCCAAACGGGACGAACGTCGGTCCGCAGGTCGCCCTGCGGAACGCGGGCGACCTGCTCAGTTTGGCCGCCGACAAGGGCTACGACGACATGAGCTTCCGCGAGGCTCTCTGGGCCGAAGGCGTCCGTTCGCTGATCAAACACCGTGTCTTCGCGCCCTACGATCACGCGCACAACGCGCGGATCGAGAGCGAACGCTATCATCAACGATCGATCTGCGAGTGCGTGAACTCGGTGATCAAGCGCTCGTACGGCTCCGCCGTCCGAGCGCGAGCGTGGTATCGCCAATTTCGTGAAATCTCGCTCACCGCTGCCGTCTACAACGTCGAACAGGCCCTCAAGTCGTGA
- a CDS encoding TRAP transporter substrate-binding protein has protein sequence MFNQDHIQARILKRGVNNFIETAEGDYSLDLLAGSIGGEEDQMEAAASGNVDIHSTSYGGLTNRYASGYGFLSAPFVAQSWEHLQAMEKEYVEGENGLNSVLSEEGGQRVIRAAYRGVRHTTSNKPVKSPKDLQGVPMRMPEISSWIAPWKTIGVDVTPVQADELYSGLQTGVVEASEGPIGQFVDFSLYEVQSHFSKTGHMIQAYPQVVSTSFWDGLSDSEKETFNTAVDDAVNWGYETIQSEFEDLTQMVQEEHDTTVIPADEVDQQAFQETAAPEIRRLFEENWNTSYDDVQSLV, from the coding sequence GTGTTCAACCAGGATCATATCCAAGCACGAATACTCAAGCGGGGAGTAAACAACTTCATCGAGACCGCCGAGGGCGACTACAGCCTGGACCTCCTCGCCGGTTCCATCGGGGGAGAAGAGGACCAGATGGAGGCCGCTGCGAGCGGGAACGTCGACATCCACAGCACGAGCTACGGTGGCCTCACCAACCGATACGCTTCCGGCTATGGGTTCCTCTCGGCACCGTTTGTTGCACAGAGCTGGGAACACCTCCAGGCGATGGAGAAAGAGTACGTGGAGGGTGAGAATGGACTGAATAGCGTACTCTCTGAGGAAGGAGGCCAGCGGGTCATCCGAGCGGCGTACCGCGGCGTCCGTCACACCACGTCGAACAAGCCGGTCAAGTCACCAAAGGATCTCCAGGGTGTCCCAATGCGGATGCCGGAGATCAGTTCGTGGATCGCCCCTTGGAAGACCATCGGCGTCGATGTCACACCCGTCCAAGCCGACGAACTGTACTCCGGTCTACAGACCGGCGTTGTCGAGGCGTCGGAGGGCCCGATCGGTCAGTTCGTCGATTTCAGCCTCTACGAGGTCCAGTCGCACTTTTCGAAGACCGGGCACATGATTCAGGCGTACCCGCAGGTCGTCAGCACGTCGTTCTGGGACGGGCTCTCGGACAGCGAGAAGGAGACGTTCAATACGGCCGTCGACGACGCGGTCAACTGGGGGTACGAGACCATCCAGAGCGAGTTCGAGGACCTGACGCAGATGGTCCAGGAGGAGCACGATACTACGGTTATTCCCGCCGATGAGGTTGACCAGCAGGCGTTCCAAGAGACCGCCGCCCCGGAGATCAGACGTCTATTCGAGGAGAACTGGAACACAAGCTACGACGACGTACAGAGCCTGGTATAA